One stretch of Syntrophobacterales bacterium DNA includes these proteins:
- a CDS encoding response regulator: MKTIRLLVADDEENIRILFKEELEDEGYEVDLASNGYEAIEKFKNGTFDIMILDIKMPGIDGIQVLSEIKNINKDQPVILCSAYGEFKQDFSSWVSDGYVVKSADTDELKQTIKNILNR, encoded by the coding sequence ATGAAAACCATAAGGCTGTTGGTTGCTGACGACGAGGAAAATATAAGAATACTCTTCAAAGAGGAGCTTGAAGATGAGGGCTATGAGGTGGATCTTGCCTCCAACGGCTACGAAGCTATAGAAAAATTCAAGAACGGGACCTTCGATATAATGATCTTGGATATAAAGATGCCCGGTATTGATGGCATACAGGTTCTGAGCGAAATTAAGAATATAAATAAGGACCAGCCGGTGATCCTTTGCTCGGCATACGGTGAATTCAAACAGGACTTTTCGAGCTGGGTCTCCGACGGGTATGTGGTGAAGTCGGCGGACACGGATGAACTGAAGCAAACCATAAAGAACATACTTA